The following proteins are co-located in the Trichomycterus rosablanca isolate fTriRos1 chromosome 14, fTriRos1.hap1, whole genome shotgun sequence genome:
- the LOC134326217 gene encoding zinc finger protein 664-like, translating to MPHTAAYNKDFCCSSCPRSSTTQNQLHNHIKSCNHDKYETLVKIKTEHEDLTPTRSSSNQQTSSGTVNINTSLSPTQEEGNVCSQCGKSFRFLSHLKIHQRIHTGENLYQCSQCGKSFRTHGVLKTHQHIHTGEKPYQCSQCGKSFNQQSALKIHQRIHTGEKPYHCSQCGKSFITQSDLKKHQRIHTGEKPYQCSQCGKSFTEQSALKVHQRIHTGEKPYQCSQCEKSFNTQSNLKIHQHIHTGEKPYQCSQCEKSFNTQSHLKMHQRIHTGEKPYQCSQCEKSFNTQSNLKIHQRIHTGEKPYQCSQCEKSFNTQSNLKIHQRIHTGEKPYQCLQCGKSFNQQSALKIHQRIHTGEKPYQCLQCGKSFNQQNALKIHQRIERNCISAHSVERDVLYKSVD from the exons aTGCCCCATACTGCTGCTTATA acaaggatttctgctgctcctcgtgtccacgttcctctacaacccaaaatcagctccacaatcacatcaagagctgcaaccatgataaatatgagactctggtgaagattaagactgaacatgaggatctgacgcccaccagaagttccagtaatcagcaaacgtcctctggtactgtcaacattaacacctctctcagtcccacacaggaagaaggaaacgtctgctcacagtgtgggaagagcttcaggttcctgagtcatctcaaaatacaccagcgcattcacacaggagagaatctgtatcagtgctcacagtgtgggaagagcttcaggacCCATGGTGTTCTCAAAactcaccagcacattcacactggagagaaaccatatcagtgctcacagtgtgggaagagttttaatcaacagagtgctcttaaaatacaccagcgcattcacactggagagaaaccatatcattgctcacagtgtggaaagagttttattacacagagtgatctgaaaaaacaccagcgcattcacactggagagaaaccgtatcaatgttcacagtgtgggaaaagttttactgaacagagtgctctcaaagtacaccagcgcattcacactggggagaaaccgtatcagtgctcacagtgtgagaagagttttaatacacagagtaatctaaaaatacaccagcacattcacactggggagaaaccgtatcagtgctcacagtgtgagaagagttttaatacacagagtcatcttaaaatgcaccagcgtattcacactggagagaaaccgtatcagtgctcacagtgtgagaagagttttaatacacagagcaatctaaaaatacaccagcgcattcacactggggagaaaccgtatcagtgctcacagtgtgagaagagttttaatacacagagtaatctaaaaatacaccagcgcattcacactggagagaaaccatatcagtgcttacagtgtggaaagagttttaatcaacagagtgctcttaaaatacaccagcgcattcacactggagagaaaccatatcagtgcttacagtgtggaaagagttttaatcaacagaatgctcttaaaatccaccagcgcattgagaggaactgtatcagtgctcacagtgttgaAAGAGATGTTTTGTATAAAAGTGTCGactaa
- the LOC134326218 gene encoding zinc finger protein 850-like, with product LKKHQRIHTGEKPYQCSQCGKGFSSLSALKKHQRIHTGEKTYQCSQCGKGFSSLSALKKHQRIHTGEKPYQCSQCGKSFNQQSALKIHQRIHTGEKPYQCSQCGKSFNQQGHLKIHQRIHIGEKPYPCSVCGKIFSKQDHLKIHQRIHTGEKLYQCSQCGKRFNQQSALKIHQRIHTGEKPYQCSVCGKSFNQQSDLKIHQRIHTGEEPYQCSVCGKSFNQQSHLKMHQRIHTGEKPYQCSQCGKSFNQQSALKMHQHIHTGEKPYQCSQLGKSFDQQSDLKIHQRIHTGEKPYQCSVCGKSFNQQGALKRHQHIHTGEKPYQCSQCEKAFAQQGHLQKHQHVHTGEKPYYCSECGKSFIQSSDLKVHQRVHTGEKPYHCSECGKSFAQHVNLKKHQRIHTGEKPYHCSECGKSFAQHVNLKKHQRIHTGEKPYHCSECGKSFAQHVNLKKHQRIHTGEKPYHCSECGKSFAQHVNLKKHQRIHTGEKPYHCSECGKSFAQQGNLQKHQRVHTGEKPYHCTECGNSFAEHSTLQSHQRIHTGEKPYNCTECGKSFTQSSALKVHQRVHTGEKPYHCSVCGKSFTQRSKLQQHQRIHTGEKPYYCSECGKSFAHENNLKRHQRIHTGERSYHVSEKNLSERNIL from the exons cttaaaaaacaccagcgcattcacactggagagaaaccttatcagtgctcacagtgtgggaagggcTTTAGTTCTCTAAGtgctcttaaaaaacaccagcgcattcacactggagagaaaacttatcagtgctcacagtgtgggaagggcTTTAGTTCTCTAAGtgctcttaaaaaacaccagcgcattcacactggagagaaaccatatcagtgctcacagtgtgggaagagttttaatcaacagagtgctctcaaaatacaccagcgcattcacactggagagaaaccatatcagtgctcacagtgtgggaagagttttaatcaacagggtcatcttaaaatacaccagcgcattcacattggAGAGAAACCTTATCCATGCTCAGTGTGTGGGAAGATTTTTAGTAAACAGgatcatctcaaaatacaccagcgcattcacactggagagaaactgtatcagtgctcacagtgtgggaagagatttaatcaacagagtgctctgaaaatacaccagcgcattcacactggagagaaaccatatcagtgctcagtgtgtggaaagagttttaatcaacagagtgatctcaaaatacaccagcgcattcacactggagaggaaccatatcagtgctcagtgtgtggaaagagttttaatcaacagagtcatctcaaaatgcaccagcgcattcacactggagagaaaccatatcagtgctcacagtgtgggaagagttttaatcaacagagtgctctcaaaatgcaccagcacattcacactggagagaaaccatatcagtgctcacagttaGGGAAGAGTTTTGAtcaacagagtgatctcaaaatacaccagcgcattcacactggagaaaaaccatatcagtgctcagtatgtgggaagagttttaatcaacagggtgcTCTCAAacgacaccagcacattcacactggagagaaaccatatcagtgctcacagtgtg agaaagc ttttgctcaacagggtcaccttcaaaaacaccagcatgttcacacaggagagaaaccatattactgctcagagtgtggaaagagttttattcaaagtagtgaccttaaagtacaccagcgtgttcacacaggagagaagccgtatcactgctcagagtgtggaaagagttttgctcaacatgttaacctcaaaaaacaccagcgtattcacacaggagagaaaccgtatcactgctcagagtgtggaaagagttttgctcaacatgttaacctcaaaaaacaccagcgtattcacacaggagagaagccgtatcactgctcagagtgtggaaagagttttgctcaacatgttaacctcaaaaaacaccagcgtattcacacaggagagaagccgtatcactgctcagagtgtggaaagagttttgctcaacatgttaacctcaaaaaacaccagcgtattcacacaggagagaagccgtatcactgctcagagtgtggaaagagttttgctcaacagggtaaccttcaaaaacaccagcgtgttcacacaggagagaaaccgtatcactgcactgagtgtggaaacagttttgctgaacatagtacccttcaaagccaccagcgtattcacacaggagagaaaccgtataactgcactgagtgtggaaagagttttactcaaagtagtgcccttaaagtacaccagcgtgttcacactggagagaagccgtatcactgctcagtgtgtggaaaaagttttactcaACGGAGTaaactccaacaacaccagcgtattcacacaggagagaaaccgtattactgctcagagtgtggaaagagttttgctcatgaaaataatctcaaacggc atcagcgcattcacacaggagagaggtcGTATCACGTGTCTGAAAAGAACCttagtgaaaggaatatcctttaa